One window of the Polypterus senegalus isolate Bchr_013 chromosome 18, ASM1683550v1, whole genome shotgun sequence genome contains the following:
- the med6 gene encoding mediator of RNA polymerase II transcription subunit 6 yields the protein MATVDLRDNLLGISWVDSGLVPLLNPGNVLDYFSERSNPFYDRTCNNEVVKMQRLTLDHLNQMVGVEYILLHAQEPILYIIRKQQRQSPTQVAPLADYYIILGVVYQAPDLGSVIGSRVLSAVHGIQSAFDEAMSYCRYHPSKGYWWQFKDHDEREKSKPKSVKKEEPSSLFQRQRVDMLLLDLQQKFPHIYFQPKPGEKPVPVEVKKEPEPPADTVKQEERDPAKTTPQAPATKGPPEKRARLQ from the exons ATGGCAACTGTCGATTTACGAG ATAATCTTCTTGGAATCTCCTGGGTAGACAGTGGTCTGGTTCCACTCTTGAACCCAGGAAATGTTCTGGACTATTTCTCTGAAAGAAGCAACCCTTTCTATGACCGTACGTGCAATAATGAAGTTGTTAAAATGCAGAGGCTGACGCTGGATCATTTAAA CCAGATGGTGGGAGTTGAATACATCTTACTACATGCACAGGAGCCTATATTGTACATCATACGAAAGCAGCAGAGGCAGTCTCCAACTCAAG tgGCCCCCCTTGCAGATTACTACATCATTTTAGGAGTGGTGTATCAGGCTCCAGACTTGGGCTCTGTGATAGGCTCTCGTGTG TTATCAGCAGTACATGGAATTCAGTCTGCATTTGATGAAGCTATGTCCTACTGCCGATATCACCCATCCAAAGGGTACTGGTGGCAATTCAAAGACCATGATGAAAGAG aAAAATCCAAACCCAAGTCAGTGAAAAAAGAGGAGCCAAGCTCATTGTTCCAGCGGCAGCGAGTGGATATGTTGCTCTTAGATCTTCAACAAAAATTTCCACACATTTACTTCCAG CCAAAACCCGGAGAAAAACCTGTTCCAG tggaggttaaaaaagaaCCTGAGCCACCAGCTGACACAGTGAAGCAGGAAGAGCGAGATCCTGCCAAAACCACTCCGCAAGCTCCAGCCACCAAGGGACCTCCAGAAAAACGAGCAAGGCTGCAATGA